A window of the Juglans microcarpa x Juglans regia isolate MS1-56 chromosome 5D, Jm3101_v1.0, whole genome shotgun sequence genome harbors these coding sequences:
- the LOC121265687 gene encoding uncharacterized mitochondrial protein AtMg00810-like, with the protein MQHPRDTHLTVVKRIFHYLKGTINLGLHFIWAPITTLRSYCDADSTGSKDDRRSTTNFAIFMANNSLSWEAKKQATISRSTAEAEYRALATTIVELIWFLNLLQSIGYSTSTPTLYCDNINAINMAKNLVFYESIIITNNLLQVFVVFSDF; encoded by the coding sequence ATGCAACATCCCCGAGACACCCATCTCACTGTTGTTAAGAGGATCTTCCACTACCTCAAAGGAACCATTAATCTTGGTCTCCATTTCATTTGGGCTCCCATCACTACTCTTCGTAGCTATTGTGATGCCGATTCGACCGGATCCAAGGATGATCGTCGTTCAACCACTAATTTTGCTATCTTCATGGCCAATAACTCGTTATCTTGGGAAGCCAAAAAACAAGCTACTATCTCACGTTCAACAGCTGAAGCTGAATATCGTGCACTCGCTACAACTATAGTTGAACTTATATGGTTCCTGAATCTCCTTCAGAGCATTGGGTATTCAACTTCTACTCCTACATTGTATTGTGATAACATCAATGCAATCAACATGGCCAAAAATCTTGTTTTCTACGAGTCAATTATCATCACGAATAACTTGTTACAAGTATTCGTTGTTTTTAGTGACTTTTAA
- the LOC121264084 gene encoding glucan endo-1,3-beta-glucosidase 14 → MANFSCRISAMIRILLVVSLYFLDFGFLREVTSLGINYGQLGDNLLPPEKVLDLLSSLRLTKARIYDTNPQILTAFANSNVDLIVTVENEMLAQLMDHQQALQWVSSHIKPYFPATRITGIAVGNEIFTGADTTGLMSYLVPAMVSIHDALVQLGLDTHIHVSTPNSLAVLAESYPPSAGSFKTEVYETMSQVLQFLSSTKAPFWINAYPYFAYKDNPNKIPLDYVLFNPNSGMVDPYTHLHYDNMLYAQVDAVNFAIARMGYRGIEVRVSETGWPSKGDPSEVGATMENAAVYNRNLMRRQLQNEGTPFSPNMRLEVYLFALFNEDLKPGQTSERNYGLYRPDGTMCYNVGPSALTSSTSTSTSTSTSTSTSTSISLTSSATKAATMEYQSLVYSLFVYLLTSHVFMRSRPF, encoded by the exons ATGGCAAATTTTAGTTGCAGAATCTCTGCCATGATCCGTATTCTTCTCGTGGTTTCTCTCTACTTCTTAG ACTTCGGCTTTTTACGAGAAGTGACATCACTTGGCATCAATTATGGTCAACTGGGCGATAATTTGCTACCACCCGAGAAAGTCCTCGATCTGTTAAGCTCCCTTCGACTCACGAAAGCAAGAATTTACGATACAAATCCTCAGATTTTGACAGCATTCGCCAACTCCAATGTAGACCTCATTGTCACTGTCGAAAACGAAATGCTAGCTCAGTTAATGGACCACCAACAAGCCCTTCAGTGGGTCAGCTCCCATATCAAGCCTTACTTCCCTGCAACAAGAATCACCGGGATAGCAGTAGGAAACGAGATCTTCACCGGGGCCGATACGACCGGCCTAATGTCGTATCTTGTTCCGGCCATGGTCAGCATCCATGATGCTCTAGTTCAATTAGGTCTAGACACGCACATTCATGTCTCTACGCCCAATTCTCTAGCCGTTCTTGCCGAGTCATATCCACCTTCCGCCGGGAGTTTCAAAACCGAGGTATATGAAACCATGTCACAGGTGCTACAATTCTTGTCGAGCACCAAAGCACCCTTTTGGATCAATGCCTATCCGTATTTTGCTTATAAGGATAACCCAAACAAGATTCCTTTGGACTATGTGCTTTTTAATCCTAACTCAGGAATGGTCGATCCTTATACCCATTTACACTATGACAACATGCTCTATGCTCAAGTAGATGCAGTCAATTTTGCTATTGCTAGAATGGGGTATCGTGGAATAGAGGTTAGGGTCTCGGAAACTGGGTGGCCGTCGAAAGGTGATCCCAGTGAAGTTGGTGCAACGATGGAGAATGCGGCTGTTTACAACAGGAACTTGATGAGAAGGCAATTGCAGAACGAAGGGACACCTTTCAGTCCTAACATGCGGCTCGAAGTTTATCTGTTTGCTTTGTTCAATGAGGATTTGAAGCCAGGACAGACTTCTGAGAGGAATTATGGTCTATATCGGCCTGATGGAACCATGTGTTACAATGTTGGCCCCTCTGCCCTAacaagtagtactagtacttcAACTTCAACAAGTACTTCAACTTCAACGAGTACTTCCATTTCTCTTACTTCCTCTGCCACGAAG GCCGCAACTATGGAATATCAAAGCTTGGTGTACTCGCTGTTTGTGTATTTGCTGACCTCCCATGTTTTTATGAGATCAAGACCATTTTAA